One window from the genome of Schistocerca piceifrons isolate TAMUIC-IGC-003096 chromosome 8, iqSchPice1.1, whole genome shotgun sequence encodes:
- the LOC124712450 gene encoding uncharacterized protein LOC124712450: MKELEKMGTVLREESEKVGLTISENKTKFMVVGRRAHLGPNHLKIGNLTIQKTDTFKYLGVNINQQNLTEQAKIGIYQTIVKPIVCYAMSVKINSLRWYRHVRRRGENTVIKAVINGEAAGKKPLGRLRMRWKDNTMGDMQILGLRDEDADDRKVWKAGLSEDWLQLCDLYKKRVKLISWKRSGHFKNNICISDVLLNKVAP, encoded by the exons ATGAAAGAACTGGAGAAAATGGGGACTGTGCTAAGGGAAGAATCTGAGAAAGTAGGTCTAACTAtaagtgaaaataaaacaaagttcatgGTAGTAGGAAGAAGAGCTCATTTAGGACCAAATCATCTAAAAATCGGAAATCTAACAATacagaagacagacacattcaagtaccttggtgtcaatATCAACCAACAAAACCTTACAGA GCAGGCAAAAATAGGAATATATCAGACCATCGTGAAGCCAATAGTGTGCTATGCAA TGAGTGTGAAAATTAACAGTCTAAGATGGTACAGACatgtgaggaggagaggggagaacacGGTAATAAAGGCTGTAATTAATGGAGAAGCTGCAGGAAAGAAACCACTGGGACGCCTGAGAATGAGATGGAAAGATAATACCATGGGAGACATGCAGATACTGGGTCTGcgagatgaagatgcagatgacagGAAAGTGTGGAAGGCTGGACTGAGTGAGGACTGGCTGCAGTTGTGTGACCTGTATAA GAAAAGAGTGAAACTGATATCTTGGAAGAGGTCtggtcattttaaaaataatatatgcATATCAGATGTGCTATTAAACAAAGTGGCCCCTTAA